A segment of the Candidatus Neomarinimicrobiota bacterium genome:
TCAAAAAGAAAATTAATCCTGACTGGTCCTTTGAAGAAACAGTTCGAAATATTCAGGGTGGCATCAAAAAGGGTCGTGAAGGTGCAAGATCAGTTTCGGATAAGGAGATGGATCTGGTATTCATGTTTCCAATGTTCATGGTTAGTTTTTTTACCTGGTTGCTGAAAACACTCAATCATTTTGGGTTACTACCGGGATTTATGATTAAAGGCGATGAATTGTATGCTAGTCTGTTCATCGCCAATCTGGGAAGTATTGGTCTTCAGCCAGCCTATCATCACCTGTATGAGTGGGGTGACATCCCCATCTTTATGGCTCTGGGGACAAACGAGCCTCGCATGGCCCTCGATGATCGTGGTCGTCCCGCCGTGAAAGACATGATGACCATCAAATACAGTTTCGATGAACGAATTAATGATGGTTTCTATAGTATCAAGGCCTTGGAATTATTGAAAAATCTGGTTGAAAATCCTGAGATGGAACTGGAACAACCCACCGTGGAAAAAATCCCAGGCGAGGATACGCTGGGGATTTAGCCAATAGCGAAAAGGGCGAATTAACATGAACATTGGATTTTTGCATCCAGGTGCTATGGGTATCTCACTGGCCGCTTCAGCTCAGGCGACAGGGCATCAGGCATTTTGGGTTTCTGCAGGGCGCAGCGATG
Coding sequences within it:
- a CDS encoding 2-oxo acid dehydrogenase subunit E2 — translated: MPFRWRPDGKFVKNLPNTRRIMPFLMHGRTESTVYYEQHIEVEKAWKYVEDFQKETGLKASILHLIIWRSAQVFKERPGLNRFVAGRRIFQRDGIWVSFSMKKEMNDEAPIVVVKKKINPDWSFEETVRNIQGGIKKGREGARSVSDKEMDLVFMFPMFMVSFFTWLLKTLNHFGLLPGFMIKGDELYASLFIANLGSIGLQPAYHHLYEWGDIPIFMALGTNEPRMALDDRGRPAVKDMMTIKYSFDERINDGFYSIKALELLKNLVENPEMELEQPTVEKIPGEDTLGI